The window GTTGGCGAAGACGGCCTCCTCGACGCTGGGCGCGCCGACGGGGGCCGCGAGGAACTCCTGGATGTACGTGGCGTCCGCGGCGTGCTCGCCGCCGCCGATGATGTTACCCAGCGGCGTCGGGAACTCGTTGCCCCGGAAGGTGCCGCCGAGGTGCTGGTACAGCGGCGCGCCGAGCACGTCGGCGCCGGCCTTCGCGGCGGCCATGGAGATGGCGACCGCGCTGTTGGCGCCGATGCCGGAGAAGTCGTCCGTGCCGTCGGCGGCGTGGAGCGCGTTGTCCACGTCGCGCTGGTTGCCCGCGTGGACCTCGCCGACGAGCCGCGGGATCGCCTCCTCGCGGGCGTTGGCGATGGCTTCCCCTGCGGGGAGCTCGATCGCCTCGTACTCGCCGGTGCTGGCCCCGCTGGGCGCCTTGCCGCGGCCGAAGCCGCCCGATTCTGTCAGGACGTCGGCCTCGACGGTGGCGTTACCGCGGGAGTCGAGCACTCTGCGCAGCCGGACGTCGGTGATGAGCGTCACTGGTGGTCACCTCGGCGGACGGTGAAGGGGAGGACCCCGGAGTCGTACTCCTCGGCCGCGATGAGGATCGGCTGGGTCTGCTCCGTCTCGATCAGCACCGGTGCGCCGTGGGCCACCTGCAGCGCTCGCGCTCCCAGGATCCGCGCCTTCTCGTAGCGGTTTTCCTGTGCCATCATTGGTAGGGCGCCACGATGTCGACGAGGTCCTTGTGCGAGACGAGCATCCGGCGACAGCAGTGTCGCTCGACGCCCAGCTCGTCGAGGACCTTCTCCGGGTCCTCGGGATCGTCGGTCTCGCGGGTGCGAGCCTTGAACTCTTCCCAGTGTTCGCCCACGACGTTGCCGCAGGTGAAACACCGGACCGGTACCATCATGCTAGATCACCTGTAGGACTTCTGGTAGCGAGCCCGAGCGCCGGGACCGCCCCACTTCTTGGACTCGGACTGGCGGACGTCGTTGACCAGCAGCGACCGGTCGAACTCCATGTACGCGTCGCGGAGTTCGGCGTCGTTGGTGTGGTCCACGAGGCCGCGGGCGATGGCGGTCCGGGCCGCGTCGGCCTGGCCCATGACGCCGCCGCCCTCGACGGTGACCTCGACGTCGACCTGCTCGCGCAGCTCGTCGTCGGCGATGCGGAACGGCTCCAGCATCTTGAGCTGTGCCAGCTCCGGATCGACCAGCTCGACGGGCTGGGAGTCGACGCGCACGCGGCCCTCGCCGTCGCGGATCGTCGCGCGGGCGATGGCCGTCTTCTTCTTGCCAGAGGTGTTCGTTACCATGTGACGTTCGCTCCGATTGATTCGCTGACGTCCCCGAGGGAGACGAACTTGATGTTCGACAGTCGGTCCAGCGACGTGTCCTCGAGCACCGCGCCCTCCTCGTCGAGCGGGTTGCCGACGTAGACGCGGACGTTCGAGAGCGCCTCGCGCCCGCGGGGCTTCTTGTGCGGGAGCATGCCGCGGATGGACCGCTTCATGATGCCGTCGGGTCGGCGCGGGTAGTTCGGCCCCTGGTCGGAACCGACGTCCCGGCGCTTCTGGAACTTCTCGACGATCTGGTTCTCCCGTCCGGTGATGACCGCGCTCTCGGCGTTGACCACGGCCACGCGCTCGCCGTCGAGCGCGCGCTCCGCGACCTGCGAGGCGACGCGGCCGAGGATGCAGTCGCGGGCGTCGACGACGACGTCCGCTTCGAACTCTGCGGCGTTCATCGGATCACCCGTACGTCAGATCCTTCGGGGTTGTCTTCGACTATCTGTTCGAGCGATACGGCGTCTCCGACCTGGTCGATCTTCGTCTCGGCGGTGCCGGAGAAGTCGACGGCTGCGACGGTGACGTCCTTCTGCAGGACGCCCGAACCGAGCACCTTGCCCGGCACGACGACGGTTTCATCCTCCCGGGCGTACCGTTCGATCTGGCCCAGGTTGACTTCCGCGTGCGTGCGCCGGGGCTTTTCGAGCCGCTCGGCGATGTCGCCCCAGACGTCGCCGCCCGAGTTGCGGGCGGCCGACTTCAGGTCGGCGATGAGACTACTGAGTCTCGGATTTGTCTTGCTCATAACCTACCTCCTGTGAGAAAATGCAGGGAGCAGGATTTGAACCTGCGGACCCCTACGGGACAGCGCCCTGAACGCTGCGCCGTTGGCCTGACTTGGCTATCCCTGCTCGCATTACGTCGTATTTGTTGGCCCCTAAAACCGCTTTCGATCCTCGCGCTGTCAGGGACGAGGAATGCGGTCATCGGAGTCGCGGTTGGGGCTGGGGTCATCTTACAGTTGGACTGCGTCGCGCAGTTCGTCCGCGCGGTCGCGAATCGTCTCGACCGCGCGGAGGGTCAGTTCGTCCACGGTGAAGGAGCCGTCCGTCTCGACGTGGAACACGAACGCGTTCTCGACGTCGGTGACTTCCAGCTCCTTTCCGGGATAGCGCTTCGTGAGGTCGTTGTCGAACTCGTCGGTCAGCACGAGGTCGCCGTTCTCGGCGTCCGGGTCGACCTCGGCGTCGACGTGTTCGGCCGCCTGCTCCTCGACGACGCCCCGCAGGATCTGCGGGTCGTCGTCCCCGAACTCGCCCGCGTCGCCGACGACCTCCACCGTCTGGAGGTGTCGGTAGCCCACGGCCACGCCGCCCTGGTGTTTGGCGTGGTCGCGGCCGCGGTCGAGGACGGCGTCGGCCTCGACTTCGAGGCGCTGGCCGTCCTTCAGGTCGATGATCGGGATGTTGTCGTCGGCCGGCTCGACCAGCGGGTCGTTGCTGACCAGGTCGCCGGAGTAGGCCGTCTCGGGCCCCTCCACGTCCAGCGACAGGGTCACCTCGTCGCCCACCTCGAAGTCGTCCAGGTCCGTCGTCAGCGGGACGAGTCCGAGCCGCAGGCCGAGCTGTTCGTCGAACATCACGCTGGAGTTCTCGATGAACCGGACGGTGTCGACGCTGAACGTCGGCACGTCCGCGATCATCGCCCGGCGGATACCGTTGGCGAACGCGGGGGTGATCCCGCGGACCAGGAACCGGGCCTCGCGGTCCGAGCGTTCGACGAACTCAACCTCGTAATCACCTGGCATGGGTCAGAAGCCCGCGTTCTTGGGGCCGCGGGTGCCGTCGTGGGGGATCGGCGTGACGTCCTCGATGCGACCGATCTCGAGGCCGGCGCGAGCCAGCGCGCGGATCGTCGCCTGCGCGCCCGGCCCGGGGGACTTCTGCTGGTTCCCGCCGGGGCCGCGCACGCGGACGTGAACGCCCTCAACGCCTGCTTCCTGTGCCTTCTCCGCGACGACCTCGGCCATCTGCATCGCGGCGTACGGCGAGGCCTCGTCGCGGTTCTGCTTGACGACCGTCCCGCCGGAGCTCTTGGCGAGCGTCTCCGCGCCGGTCTGGTCGGTGATCGTGATGATCGTGTTGTTGAACGATGCGTGCACGTGGGCGATGCCCCACACTCCGTCCTCTGATTCGCTCATTCTTGTGCCTCCGCGCGTTCGGGATGGAGTTCGTCCGCGATCGGACTGTTCGGATCGAAGCCGACGAGGTCCTCCTCGGCGACCTCGACCTTCCGCGAGGGGATGGAGACCCGCGCGTCGTCCACGACGATGTGGCCGTGGTTGACGAACTGGCGGGCCTGCTCGGCCGTGTTCGCGTAGCCCTTGCGGTAGACGACCGTCTGGAGACGGCGCTCGAGGACGTCGGTCACGTCCAGCGACAGCACGTCGTCCAGCGAGTCGTTCTCGTTGAGGATGCCGTAGCGCTTGAGTCGCGCGAGGAACTCCTCGGCCTCGTCGGCGGCGCCCTCGCCCTCGGCCCGACCGAGCAGCTGGCGGGCCTCGCGGCGGTAGGCGCGGAGCTCGGACTGCGCGCGCCAGAGCTCCTGCTTGTTCTTGAGCCCGTAGCGGCCGATGAGGTTGGACTCGTCGGCGATGCGCTCACCCTGGTAGGGGTGGTTCGGCGTCTCGAAGAACTTCGTGTTGGATCCAAGCGCCATTATTCTTCACCACCTTCCTCGGCGGCGGCCTCCTCGGCCTGCTCCTCCTTGATGGCCTCGACGTTGACACCGATGGTGCCCTCCGTCCGGCCGGTGGACTTCGTGCGCTGGCCGCGGACCTTCTGTCCGCGCTTGTGGCGCACGCCCTTGTAGGAGTCGATCATCTTCATGCGGTTGATGTCCTGACGACGCGTCAGCTCGAGATCGTTGCCGATCTCGTGGGTCGTCTCACCGCTGAAGAAGTCGTTCTGGTGGTTGGCGAGCCAGTCCGGGACCTCGTCGGCGAAGCCCTCGACGACACCGACGACCTCGTCGATCTCGTCGTCCTCAAGGCGACCGAAGGTCGCGCGGCGGTCGACGCCGGCCTTGTCGGAGATGATCCGGGCGGCCCGCTGGCCGACCCCGTTCAGTTCCATCAGGGCTCGCTCGACGGACTTCGTCCCGTCGAGGTCGGTCTGTCCGATGCGGACGAAATAGCGGAGGTCCTCGTCGTCCTCCGGCGCGTCCGCGTTCTCGGGTTCTTCTGCACTCATGTGTAGTTGATCGGTGTGTGAGCGTCGTGGCGGGGATTCGAACCCCGGAGGCTTGCGCCACAGAGTTAGCAACCCTGCGCCTTGGGCCAGGCTTGGCTACCACGACACGCTGTCAGACACTCGCGCCCTCGCAAGCCCACGAGGACTCGGGGCACCACGCCCCTGCACGAGTCTACTCCATACTCCTGTAGCAGTGTATTTAAACGCAACGAAACTCCCCCCATGCGGCAGCTGATCTCAGGGACCGGCCGGGAAACCGTCTTCCCCGTCGCAGCCCACGTCTCCGGTATGTCCGACACCGTCGACCCGCGCGACAGGGCGACCCTCCGCCGGCACCTCGAGCGGTTCGGTCGCGACGTGGTCGAGCGCGAGGACGGGACCCTCGCCGCCCGCTTCCGGGGATCGACCGAGTTCGCCGTCGACCCGGCGGGGCGCGTCGAGGCCGGGATGCCCCTCCACCAGTTCGACGGAGTCGCGGAGGGCTTGGTGTTCGACCACGAGGCCGGCACCGTCACCGCCGTCGCCGGAGAGGGCGCCGACGCCGTCGAGTACACCTTCCGGGCGCCCTGACGGCTTCGGTCCCTGTGCGGAAACAGGTACGGCGTTCCCGGTGGCCGGAACGAGTACTTCTTTGTGGAGCCGATACGCCACGAATCACGAGGAAATTGGGGATGTCAGACACGTCAGGACGGAAGGACGACCACATTCGAATCGTCAACGAGGAGGACGTCGAGGTCAGCGGGACGGGGTTCGCAGACGTCTCGCTGCTCCACGAGGCCCTGCCGGAGATCGACCGCGACGCCGTCGACGCGAGCGTCGACTTCCTCGGGGCGGAGCTCGACGCTCCGATCGTCATCGAGAGCATGACCGGCGGCCACCCGAACACGACGGAACTCAACCGCGCGCTCGCGGCGGCGGCCCAGGAGACGGGCGTCGCCATGGGCGTCGGGAGCCAGCGCGCCGGCCTGGAGGACGACGACGCCCTGGAGTCGTACGCCGTCGTCCGGGAGGCCGCGCCTGACGCCTTCCTCTACGGGAACATCGGCGCCGCACAGCTGGCGGAGTACGGCGTCGCGGGCGTCGAGCGCGCCGTGGAGATGATCGACGCCGACGCGATGGCGATCCACTGCAACTTCCTCCAGGAGGCCGTCCAGCCCGAGGGCGACGTCGACGCCCGCGACTGCCTCGAGTGGATCGAGCGGGTGACCGAGGACCTGAGCGTCCCTGTCGTCGTCAAGGAGACGGGCAACGGGTTCACTCGGTCGACCGCCGAGCGCCTGGCCGACGCGGGCGTCGACGCCGTCGACGTTGCGGGCAAGGGCGGAACGACCTGGTCCGGCGTCGAGGCCCACCGCGCCCGCGCGATCGACGCGGACCGAGAGGAGCGCCTCGGCGAGCTGTTCCGCGAGTGGGGCATCCCCACGGCCGTCAGCACCGCCGCCGCGAACCGGGTCCACGACTGCGTGGTCGCCAGCGGCGGGATCCGGTCGGGGCTGGACATCGCGAAGGCCATCGCGCTGGGCGCGCGGGCCGGCGGCCTCGCCAAGCCGTTCCTGAAGCCCGCCGGCCGGGGCACCGACGCGGTCGTCCGCGTGGTGGAGGACCTGATCGCCGAGCTGGAGACCGCGATGTTCGTCACCGGGTCAGCGGACGTCGCCGCCCTGCGGGAGGCCGACGTCGTCGTCACCGGACGAACGCGGGAGTACATGGCGCAGTGCGGCGTCGCACCGAGCGACTGACGCCGGTCAGCCGCCGTGGCGGCCCCGAGGCCCACGTCACAATCCTTATCGACGGTCCCCCGCCTACGACGGGGCATGGACGAAGCCGACGTTCGCGAGCGCCTGCGGGGGGTCGAGGACCCGGATTTCGGTGACGACATCGTCACGCTCGGGCTGATCAACGACATCGGGATCGCCGACGAGTCTATCGCCATCGACCTCGCCCTGGGCGCGCCCTACTCGCCCAACGAGACGGCCATCGCCGCGCGCGTACGAGAAGCACTCGACGACGTCGACCGTGAGATCGAACTCACCGCGAGCGTCGACCGCGGCGTCGACGCCGCGGAGGACCCGCTGCCGGGCGTCAAGAACGTCATCGCCGTCGCCTCGGGCAAGGGCGGCGTCGGCAAGAGCACGCTGGCCGTCAACCTCGCCGCCGGGCTGGCCGACCGCGGCGCCCGCGTCGGCCTGTTCGACGCCGACGTGTACGGCCCGAACGTCCCGCGGATGGTCGACGCCGACGAGCAGCCCCAGGCCACCGAGGACGAGGAGCTGATCCCGCCCGAGAAGTTCGGTGTCAAACTGATGAGCATGGACTTCCTCGTCGGCGAGGACGACCCCGTCATCTGGCGCGGCCCGATGGTCGACAACGTCCTCACGCAACTGTGGAACGACGTCGTCTGGGGGAACCTGGACTACATGATCGTCGACCTGCCGCCGGGGACCGGCGACACCCAGCTGACCATGCTCCAGAACATCCCCGTCAGCGGGGCCGTCATCGTCACCACGCCCGAAGAGGTCGCGCTCGACGACGCGCGCAAGGGCCTGCGCATGTTCGGCCGCCACGAGACGCCCGTGCTGGGCATCGTCGAGAACATGTCCACGTTCGTCTGTCCCGACTGCGGCGGCGAGCACGACATCTTCGGCAGCGGCGGCGGCCGCGACTTCTCCGAGGAGACGGACCTCCCCTTCCTCGGCGAGATCCCCCTCGACCCGGCAATCCGCGAGGGCGGCGACGACGGGACGCCGCTCGTCCTGCAGGAGGACAGCGAGACCGGCGACGCCTTCCGCGAGTTCGTCCGCCGGACGGCCATCAACCAGGGCATCGTCCATCGCAAGCGCCACGTCGACCGCCACCGGGAGCGCGACGGGACGGAGGAAGTCGAGCAGTAGCGAGCGCGGCGAGACGGAGCGCCAGCGCGGCCGCTACCCGGTTCGATTCGCGAGACAGAAAGACCGATTACGCTTCGACCTGCGCGCCCTGCTTGCTCGTGACGTAGCCGGCGATCCGGTTGCGGACGCCCTTGGACTCGACGTTGGTCAGCTCCGTGACGGCCTCCTTGTTGTGCTCGAAGTCGTGGCCGAAGGCGTCCGGGTATCGTTCCATCAGCAGCGTCGCGGTCTTCTTGACGTAGGCGGGTTTGATTGCCATATCGCCTCTTTCCCGCGTCGCGCCCTAAAAGGATTCGACTCGCTCCGGCGCTGCGAACCCTTATGTGACGGGACGGGACCAGCCCCGGGCGTGCCCTGAGAGCCGGCCCGCGGCGTCCGCGGTAGCGCGACGCAGCGCCGCGGGAATCGAGCGCGTCGCCTGTACGCCCTCTCGTAGCGGCTGCTATTACTGACGAGCTGACGTCACCACTCGGCGTCGACCTGCGCCCGGACCACGTCGAACCCCAGCCGCTCGCGCTCGCCGCCGCAGCGCTCGACCACGTCCTCGAAGTAGGCCAGCCGTTCCAGCAGTCGATCGGTGTCGTAGGCGTCGACGTCCAGCCGCGAGGCCGCGACCGTCGCCTCGACGACGGCGGCGAACCCGCGGTTTATCGTCGGGACCGACTTGCGCTCGACGGCCGATTCGCGGGGCTCCAGCCGCCACTCCACCCACTGCGTGTCGCCGTCCTCGCCGCTGTCGACCTCGCTCGCGTCGACCCGGACCCAGGCGTCCGCCTCGTCGAGGACGGGGTCGTCCGCCTCGCGGACCGTCAGCGCGGCCTCGGCGAAGGTCACCGGGTCGCGTGTGAACTGGACGTACCCCCCGCCCTCCTCGCGGAAGTTCCGCCAGGTCCGCGTCCGGCCCCAGGTGCGGGCCGTCACCGGGTCGCCGTCGCACCCCGAGTCGTCGCCCTCGGGCGCGTGGACGCCCAGCGCAGCGGCGTTCCACCGGCCGTTCGGGCCGAGCGTCGTCACGACGGTCTCCGTGACTCCGCGGAGGTCGACGGGCCAGTCGGCCGTCACACCTCGATCCCCCGTTCGAGCGCGACGAACAGCGCGCCGGCGACGAGGTCGGCCGTCGTGCCGGGGTTGACGTCGCGGTCGATCAGCTCCTCGGCGAGCGCGTCGGCGTCCTCCTCGCCGTCGAGGACCGCCTGCGCCCGCCGGGTCACCTCTTCGGCGGTCTCGCGGTCGTTCCGGGTCACGACGAAGGTGTCGGGCTCCTCGGCCAGCAGTTCGAGGAAGACCGTCGACGCGCGGTCGGGGACCGGCCCGTCTCTCGCCAGCAACCGGTCCGCCGCGTCGAAGACCCGCTCGAAGCCCCCGACCCACTCGGCGGCCACGCCGTCGCGGTCGGCGCTGCGCTCCATCACGTCCGAGAGCGAGAGCCCGCGCTCGCGCAGGACCGGGACGGCGTCGCTCCCCCGGCGGACGTCCAGGGGCTCCATGTCCTCGGGCGGGTCGTCGACCGCGACGTCGACGCGCTCGAAGGCGCGGTAGAAGCCGGCTGCGTCCTCGATGGTCGTCCCGGCCACGACCTCCTCGGCCCGCTCGCGGGTCAGATCACCGCTCGCAGCCGTCGCGACCAGCGGCGTCACCACCAGGACGGCACCGAACTGCGTGTTGCCGCCGCGCTGGTCGGCCATCCCCTCGATCGCGGTCTCGAAGGCCTCGCCGATCGGCTCACCGCCGGCGGCACGCTCGAACCCCGGGCGAGCGCCGACCGCGCCCGCCAGGAAGTGCTCGAAGCGGAGGTCGTCGTACTCCCGCTCCCGGTCGACGTTGCCGGGCTTGGGCGTGCTGGCGACCTCCAGCAGCAGCGCCAGCTCGGCGTTCCCCGCGGTCGACCTCACGGCGACACCTCCCGCTGTCGGAACCACTCGTCGACGGCCGCGCGGACCGCGGCGAGCACGTCGGGGTCGTCGCTGGGCCGCCCGACGCTGACGGCGTCCGCGCCGTAGTCGAGGTACTCCCGGACCGTCGCGGCGTCCCTGACGCCGTTGTTGGCGACGACGAACAGGTCAGTCGCGTCGGCGACGGCCCCGACGACCGGCTCGGAGTCCATCGCGTCGACGTGGACGGCGTCGGCGCCGGCCCGATCGAGGCGCGCGGCGAGGTCGGGGAGGTCCACGCCGGGAACCTCGGTCCGGACCTTGACGCTGACCGTCGCGCCGGTCGCGGCCGCCGCCTCGACCTGCTTGGCGAGCTTCCCCGGCTGACCCAACAGCGCCTCGCCGGCGTTGACCTCGCACATCTCGTCCTGTCGGCAGTGGGCGTTGATCTCGACGATCGCGCCGTGGTCCCGGCAGAGGTCGGCGACCTCCTCGATGGGCACCAGCGTCGTGCTCCTGACGTTGACCGCCGGCCTGATTGGGACGTCGGCGAGCGCGCGTAGCTGGTCGCGGACGAAGCGGTACGGATCCGCCGGCAGGAACTCCTCGCGGTCGCGGTCGGCGACCATCTCGCGGGCGGCCGCTCGCGTCGGCTCGTCGAGCGCGATGCCGCCGAGGAAGGCACAGCCGGCGTGCTCCGCGCCGGCCCGGGCCCACGCGGCGTCGGACTGGCCGCTGAGGCTCGCCAGCGCGACGCGGGGCTCGAACGGGAGCGGGGACTCGGTCACCCCGCCACCTCCAGGGCCTCTGCGACGGCCCGGGCCACGCGCTCGCTGTCGTCGTCGCCGTCGATGGCCGTGTCGGTCCGGACCACCGGTCGATCGAGTTCAGTCGGGTCGGCCTCGTCGAGCACGAAGGCGTCGGCGAAGGGGTAGCTGTCCGCCACGCCGGCGGTCGACGGCTCCCGCCCCAATGCGGCCATCAGGTCGGCGGCGGGCCCGGAGAACACCTCGTCGCCGACGAACGGGGAGACGGCGACGACGGTCGTCTCCCGCAGGGCCGCCTCGAAGCCGGGGACGGCGAGCATCGGCCCGATGCTGGTGACGGGGTTGGAGGGGCCGATCACTACGGGGTCGTCGAGCGCCGCGTCGACGGCGTCGGTGGTCGCCGCGTCGTCGGCCCCGCGGAACTCGACGTCCTCGACCGTCGGTTCGCCGCCGCGGCCGACCCACCACTCCTGGAAGTGCTGGATCCCGTCGGGCGTGTGGATCAGCGTCGCCACGGGGTCGTCGCTCATCGGGAGCAGCGACCGCTCCAGCCCGAAGGCGTCCGCGAGGACCCGCGTGGCCTCGGTGAGCGACTGCCCCTCGTCGAGGAGGCTCGTTCTGGTGACGTGGACTGCGCGGTCCCGGTCGCCGATGTGCATGAACTCCGCGACGCCGGAGAAGCGCCGCCAGCGACCGATCTCGCGGCCCTCGGTCTGTCGCTCGGGCGGGAGGAAGCGGGGCCCGCTTCCCAGGTCCGCTTCGTCGGCGAGCCGCCGGAGTTCCTCGTGGGTCTCGGCAGTGTCGTCGTCGATCCCCCACCACGTCTCCCGGTCGAGGACGCCGCCGTCGTGAAAGAGGACGGTGTCGACGTCCGGGCAGACGAGGTGGCCGCCGAGGACGACGTCGTCGCCGGTGTTGCCGACGACCGTCGTCTCGGCCGGATCGAAGACGGCGTCGGCCCCGGCGAGGAGCTTCGGCGTCCCGGTGCCGCCGGAGAGGAACGTGACCATGGCCGGAGTTGGACGGTCGGTGCCGTAAAGCCTCCCGCTCGCGGCCGATCCTCAGCGCTGAGAACGGTGTGATAGCTTCAAGTCGCTCCGGAGAGCAGAGACCGACGATGTCCGACGCTCGCTCCGGCGTGGACGCCCACCGCTTCGCCCCCGCCGCCCCCGACGAGGAGTACGTCTACGGCGCCTGCTGTCCCGGCTGGCACTCGACGGCCGGCCGGGGCGACGCCGTCGAGGAGTGGATCGGATTCGTTCGCGATCGCGGAATCGAGCGGGTCTGCTGTCTGCTGACCGGCGATCAGCTCGACCGCACCGACGCCCAGATCGGTCGCTACCGCGCCGCCTTCGGCGAGGATCAGGTCCTGCACGCACCCATCCCCGACCACCACCTCGCCGACGTCGAGACGCTGGACGCGGAGGTACTGCCCTTCCTGGCGGAGGCCGTCGAGCGCGAGGAGCCCGTCGTCGTCCACTGCCTGGCCGGGATCGGCCGGACCGGGCACGTGCTGGCGGCCTGGCTCGTACACGCCAGGGACTACGACCCGGTCGACGCCATCGAGACGGTCGAGGAGATGGGCCGATCGCCGGCCGACGCGATCACGTCGGGCAACGCCCGCCGCGGCGAACTCCACGAGCTACTGGCCAAGTTCGCCTAGGAGAGCCCTGTAGGGACTCTGGAAGTATGAGCGGAAGACGGCTGTGAAACAACCAGAAAGCCCCAGCGTGCTCCGCTCCCACGACTCGCTGCGGTCCTCACTTCGTTGTCGTTCGAAAGACGCCTTCGGCGTCTTTCGTGATCACGAGAGAGCTTCGCTCTCTCGAACGACGGTCCTTACGTCGTCGGGGTTCGCGGAGCACGCTGCCCCTTTCAGGTTCTCGGTTCCAGCACTGCGTATGTCCTAGGTAAGACCGGCACGCACC of the Halomicrobium salinisoli genome contains:
- the cofD gene encoding 2-phospho-L-lactate transferase, with product MVTFLSGGTGTPKLLAGADAVFDPAETTVVGNTGDDVVLGGHLVCPDVDTVLFHDGGVLDRETWWGIDDDTAETHEELRRLADEADLGSGPRFLPPERQTEGREIGRWRRFSGVAEFMHIGDRDRAVHVTRTSLLDEGQSLTEATRVLADAFGLERSLLPMSDDPVATLIHTPDGIQHFQEWWVGRGGEPTVEDVEFRGADDAATTDAVDAALDDPVVIGPSNPVTSIGPMLAVPGFEAALRETTVVAVSPFVGDEVFSGPAADLMAALGREPSTAGVADSYPFADAFVLDEADPTELDRPVVRTDTAIDGDDDSERVARAVAEALEVAG
- a CDS encoding protein-tyrosine phosphatase family protein is translated as MSDARSGVDAHRFAPAAPDEEYVYGACCPGWHSTAGRGDAVEEWIGFVRDRGIERVCCLLTGDQLDRTDAQIGRYRAAFGEDQVLHAPIPDHHLADVETLDAEVLPFLAEAVEREEPVVVHCLAGIGRTGHVLAAWLVHARDYDPVDAIETVEEMGRSPADAITSGNARRGELHELLAKFA